GCTCAATGGTACTAGTAATTGTATTATAATGGCCAAGTCTCTCTTTTTCAGATCCCTCTTGTTAAATGGCAATGCATTCAGAAATCCCCGCCCAGCCATCCTGACCAAGGGAACACTTGCCCTCCTAGAATACCTAAGGAGTCGTATTGTGTCGTAAGGTTAGGGACCTAAAGATATACCGCTGTCCATGTGGACTGTTAGCTCTGTGATCATTCAGAATATGCAATACACATAATTTTGACTTTTCTATCTCACCACCATGATGTTGGAGACATTTATATTccgtttgttttttaaatggatttaatattgaaacaaattATTACAGCCTGTGTTAATTTTTTGGCTTTTaagatgtttatatttgcaataaAGTTAGTCTTTGAAATCAATTCTCTATTGTGTAATGCATGAACAAAAAGAGCTGTTTAGCTCTAACGAAATTACAGAGTAAATTACCCGGtattacaaaaatgaaaacaaaaggtAAAATTGTAACAATTGTGTATAGGtgagataaaattttatttagtaaCTCTCAttagcatattttaaaaacagcaTATAAAATTTTCCACAGTATtctaattatatatgtacaaataaaagTACAGCCAATAAGAATTTGCTAATAATATAAGAATAAGTTGCAATCATAATCaaggttttgaaaaataattaccGGGTATATGTTTgacaagaatataaaatattgaacttgataaaatacatttttttgtgttacattaaaatgaataaaaaagtgATACACGAAAAAAtctatttatattaaaatggcACTTATGAAAGAACAATCCTGTAGTTCTAGTAGATGCAAACTTGTATAgatatgtaaaatgataaaaatttcttGTAAACGGAGGTGATCTATATGGTTTGAAAGTTTTTGGGGTCTATTATGGCAACCTCTTTAAAACTGAAATGACCCGTCAATCTTAGACCTGCAGTCTTAAAGTGTACGAATGTGCATCTTCTGGAATGATTCTGTccaaatctgaaaaataatggttgcattttattcaaaaatggaGAACAATAAAAAATTAGACACTTACATATTAGTTTAAAACCCTTTGCTAAGCAGTCAAATTATGTACAGTGGTACCTGGCTCCAAAAGAAAAGGTTACACATGAAGTTTTTTGTAACTTGTAAGTTCGAAGTTAATATTGCATGAACTTCACCATAAGATAAATGTCAGCTCAATATATTGAGACACTTTAAATGGTGTTAAAGATATCAACTTTAGTGATTGGTACCTCAGAACGAGTATACTGACCTCAATTGGTTTCactttagaaccattttaacaagagcttgaacTTTGAGTAGTTGtttcaaacagcaatgtgaagTAGGCCTGtgtatttcattgctagccactcagACATGGCTCTTTGAAAACAACAAGATTTGTGTGGCTTTTGACCCAAGACTATGCAAtgggtgcatatttcgcttaaCACCAGCCtcacttttgttttgatgaaagaaatagatagctgCATCCTACCAAGTCTAAGAtgctgttaaaatggttctaaaaatTTCtgctcatttaatttttaagaaatacatgtgCTGCTATTGCCTAAGtatcttcaaaaatctttccCCTCTTAGTATTGTGGTTAGTACTGGTTACCCCTATTACATTGGTAGACACTGTTCAGGTATCCTAGCTATTCTTCACTACCAATAcattatgaattataatttgatcttttatcaatatatttactttaataGGTCTAACCTATTGTTATTTCCTTTTATCGTCATTGGATTGAaagtaaattgaaatttttggggTGGCATACAATTTTCTACAATATCGTAAATTCTAATTTAATCTTTTTCAATATTGTTAGGTCTACCCAGAGAGGGCATATTAGTTTCCACAGCATTTCTTGTTGATCAAATTAATTAAGCCTTATATTTTTCAAGACAATCTTTCCTTGATGCTTCTATGTACATCCAAATGAGGATCATGTGGCTTTATTATTGGTTTGGGAAAAGCAATTCAAACAAACTTCAATACACACTACACACTATCAGGATCTTTGTTTGTAATGCCACAAGTTTTAGCATAGTATTTCTATAgaagattttttatatgtatttctcCATAACATTTCTTAAGTAGAATCCCCCACACCAAAGTCAATCTGTAATGTCAGAGCACGAATCTACATGATATTAAGAGGTGTGCACAGTGTGGTAAAGAGGATTTTGAGAAGAGTATTGGGATCATTTGACTGTACACTATTAATTCCAGTTCATAATTAGTCTTGCTCAAACTTAAATATATGTTCTAAATCATTTCTAGTGAAATGTTTCTTTAATGATATAGaaggtaagattttttaaagacaaaaacccttatcttaattatttttacaaattgttCTCCTCATTTAAttgggcgtggcccttcattttaacttTTGCTAAGTGTGATTGGTTACTGATAAGAACATGCAAATGTGAAAGGTTTTAAAATACATCAGATGATGACATTTTACAATGATGACAGCAGCTAGAAGctggacaaattttgatcagctCATCTAAACCTTCAGCTCAGGAAAACCAATGAAAACCTAGTCAGGTACAACCCATTTAATTGGAAATTAAGAAACCTATGAATATAAACTTACACATGCTTTGAGGGTTTAATGGACTCCCATTTAAAATTACATTCCAATATTGTCCGGACTTTAAGTCCATTGTTTGACCCATCACGCTGGTAAGAATGTAGCCGTATGCAGTCTTAACAGACATGAACCTGAAATTTATACAAGGAAATACAACTGAAAAAATTtgccagtatttttttttttacctcattCAATTACATTTGTAATATGAATACACAGTTGAGTTAGGAGgacaatttctttaattcacATCAAATTTAAATGTCAAGAGCATATCATAGTTTTAATTAGCAAAGTATATCACATTAACAAACTACATTAACAATGAATCATAAtgatcagtctgtctgtctgtctgtttgtctgagCGATCCCCTTGCCCAATCTGTTTCATGACATTCACTCACAGAGTCCCCTTTGacaaagggtgtgcagtgaccttgagcAAAGTTTCTAGATCAAAGGTCCTGATTATATAGCAGACCTCTGAGTAACATACTTGTCTGGACCCCATTTTCCACCTCTTTCCCCTATTTGCCTTATATTACACTCATAGAGgtttttttggataaaaatgtGCACTGATTTCTTAGCAAAGTCCtctaaaaatgtatgattttcaTCCTTATGTCCCTTATAAAAGTGGGGTCCTTTGAGATGGTCAACATCTCAATGATGTTAAGTTATTACTGTTTGCCCTGGGTTTTCTGCAATTAGTGACTGTAATATgcactatatatatacatgttcttGCCTGAAAGTCGAGTTGCTTTGGAGTGTCTGGAGAACATCGAGGAGAGTCTTGCCTTTCTTGATAGTAGCAGAGCCATTGAATATTTGACCTGATTCACCAACCGCGATATTTACTTGAATATTTCCAGCATTAGGATCAGTGGGGACAATTCCtaaaagagaaaaacaaaactGAATGGTAAGATGAAGGAGCCATTTcatttcggtttttttttctccatgcTCCGTTGGTAAACGTAAACGTGCAATCTAGACACACCACTTAAGGAGCCTGAATTATCCACAAATTACCCAATactattaattttcaaatcagCTTAATAATTTAGAAATGGATTTTCTTACTCTTTGTGGGACATTTCCCCTTCACATCAGCCCAAGACATCCCAGCAAGGGCAGGTAGGACATTGGAAGCTTCTCCAACAGTCAAAAACATCCCCATTCTTTTGACTGCAAATACAAAGATTTCCGGTAAAATATTCGttatgaaatttatatatttccCTGTAAAAAGAAACATATTTGTGAATGACCATCAAGATATCTAAACCTGCTTACTTTGTATCTCCTTTGCCAAAAACAGCTGGGCTTTTTCAATGGCATCTGCAGCCTCTGTCGTGTTTGATCTGGTCAATGCCTATATTAAGAAagaatatagaaataaaaaaatttcaagataattacCGATAACTTGATATGGTAgtctttaaatatgtttttatcaaaaacagCTGTTAGATATTTGGAAACTTGATTCACTGAATATAACATCTTTATTATAATCAGTTGCATACAATCTTTCAAAAAAGTTGACAGACCTGAATAGCAAGCCCAGTTTGGTATGTGTCTCCAAAGCTGTTATTGACAAAATGAGACATCAGGTAGGTCTCTGCCTTCATTATTGTGGAGTAGTGAGTTGAAGAATTAATGCAAGATAATGCAAGAAGGGCCAGGCTGGCATCCTCTTCAAGGAGAAACAGTTATGTGAATCAATTATAACATTGATAAACAGTGATATTCTACattgatacttttttttcaatacaatttcTCTATTTCATAacctgttttgtaatttttttttaccatagaCAAATACGCTCCAATCACATATTATCATGGTTCCTTAATTTAATTATTCCCTCCCCCACTTGATTTCAcagcaaatcattttttttactattaattaaatatgaacAGTATTTAAAGTTCATGCCTGTCCATGAGTCTGCATGTATTTGGTTGACAGACACTAGTAAAATAGTATGTACCTGGTTACTCTGTAAGGTACTTAAAATAATACTTACCCACTGATCTGAAGGAACTGATATTCTGCATAATGACTGTGTTTTGCTCAGCTGTAAGCTCAACTCCAGATACACATTTGGCCAACAACAGTGTAGCAAAGTCATTTGGATTGGCTTCATAGTAAGTTGTAAAATTTCGGAAATTAGTATCTAAAAGTCCCAGCAGGTCATTTCCATAGAAGCGTGTAGGGTCCACACAGGCTGCTTCTAATGCAATGATATACTTGGCCAGCATGGATCGGACCCAAGGAATACCATCAAGGTTCCTATTCCTATAATTTAAGAATtatgttttttggttttaaggtggctcactgcACCTTAAAAAagatcagcagaaaattacaatacttgattatgatagatagcttgatgcataaaaaatatatgtcaaataggtGAAAAAATACGCAATTTTGGatcaaaattttttaacaaaaattaaattagtaaATACGAACAAAAGCCCCAAGcagattcaaactcatgatctgcggttcacaagcctgttACTTTAACAACTTAGCTATGATAATACTCAACTAAattgattgatacaaacaatttgATGATCGAAACATTAAAATCGTAATCTTGTGATGTAGTAtcttaaaagatatattttttcttggATGGTTTAGTGAGGTACCTCAAAGATTTAAATGAGATTGATTGGTTAATAGCAGTTTTAGAATATTCTGCAAATGAATGGTTAGACCATAAAGTGGTGCGTACAATAATTTACTAGAAGAATGGTGTACTACATGTActcttttggaaaaaataatctATTCTTGGAGAAGAAACATTAATTCTAAATATGGTTACTATTAATTTTATTCTAGAAAATATGATAAGTTAGTAAAATAGTTAAACaatctacaaaaatatataaagtctGTTAAAACTGTACCTCATCAATGTAGAGAGTAGATCATACTCCACACCTCTGGAGAGGACGTTGAAATCACAACCTCCTGGCTTGTATTTTGACATCAGCCCCAGTCTGAGGGCCAAAAATGCATCAGCATTCTCATTGTTCATCATTCCCATTGAAGTTATCTGGTAGTCTTTGATCCACCTTTCTCCATTATTAATGGCATAGCTAGAACCTGcaatttggaaatttttttttaactctgtATAAAAGATACTGCAGTCTTTACAAATGTTACTGCAGTCCAAATAAATGTGAATTTTCTTACTTGATGGGTAGTTTGGCTCTACGATGACATAATCGCTTGTATTACGTGGAGAATTTGCTGcaaaaaatgtaattgaaaaataaaaaataaaacaaaaatatggaaTAACCTTAATAGTTCTTTTCAACTACTGAACAGAATGCGGCATTAGACTTTTACATAAATTGTATGACTTCTACTCACAAGCTAGATATGCAATGAGACCAATGATTAAACCTAGCGCTGCCAAAATTATAAGAGCCAGGAAAAACTTCTCCATATTACGGCGACGTCCAGGTTTCTCTTTGAATAAAGctgaaaatttataaagatgCAGATGATAAatgatggatggatggatggatagagaatgagatagatagatagatagatagatagatagatagatagatagatagatagatagatagatagatagatagatagatagatagatagataactTGTCatctatatttatttacattgtgactgagagagagagagaatatggtatatacatatttttaaggtGGCATGGGACAGTTGTCGACAGCAATGTAGATAGAAGTACCAGGTACATCATATTCAAAATACTTTTACAGATTAAGAATTTTAGAAtcttacaatatttgaccaaaaagtatgttttaaaaattgttggagaggtaaaaataataaaagccctagtggattcgaactcatgacttacagatttgtTGTTAATCTTCAAACTCAATGTGCTATGCTATTAGGTAAGtattttggaaagaaaacatttataatttttttcttcattttattgtttatttggaTAAGAGGGGTTTCACAAGATGGAGGTGTCCCATTCCACCTTAGGAAGATAGATAAATACATGCCTTCTTTGTCTCTTGCCATCTTGGTTTATtgtatatttctgaaaaaaatactaatttGTAAGGTTGAGATAATTtaaggaaaatataattattataagtatattgattttttttaactcaatgGTCCATAATGATACCTAATACATTAACTAATTAATGTAAGGAAAAGTACCATGTCTTATATTTAACAGGTTGATATTGGAATCAGTCTCTAGGTTATAATAGCCCCAATAGGATCAGTGgcatcggaagcaaattgaaagtggaagggggctagacttatcagaaatcttgacaagcaaacaaacaaaaaaaggaTTACAGTTAGTGTTAATGgtatgtctaactttgcaatAAGAAAGatgtcaaaataataaaataatttttttttattgaatctgcatgaatgtatataaatatcaaatgcaAGATTTTAAAGAAGTCTATTGTTTGTAAGATTGATCCCAGTTCTAAGTTTTTGATATACTGGGGGGAGTCAATCTCTGTAACAGTTGGGTTACAGTAAAagttttttaccaaaaaaaagtaGTTACATTTCATCCATTGCAGATTTGACACATTTTTGCACTTCAAATGTATTTCCCCTACTGTAAAGAATATAATTATATCTCAGTCCCATTTGGGAGATATAGGCCCCAGCCCGTTTGATAAACTTGAAGCTGTAGGGTATTTA
This portion of the Magallana gigas chromosome 7, xbMagGiga1.1, whole genome shotgun sequence genome encodes:
- the LOC105331555 gene encoding cobalamin binding intrinsic factor, with protein sequence MARDKEALFKEKPGRRRNMEKFFLALIILAALGLIIGLIAYLASNSPRNTSDYVIVEPNYPSSSSYAINNGERWIKDYQITSMGMMNNENADAFLALRLGLMSKYKPGGCDFNVLSRGVEYDLLSTLMRNRNLDGIPWVRSMLAKYIIALEAACVDPTRFYGNDLLGLLDTNFRNFTTYYEANPNDFATLLLAKCVSGVELTAEQNTVIMQNISSFRSVEDASLALLALSCINSSTHYSTIMKAETYLMSHFVNNSFGDTYQTGLAIQALTRSNTTEAADAIEKAQLFLAKEIQIKRMGMFLTVGEASNVLPALAGMSWADVKGKCPTKRIVPTDPNAGNIQVNIAVGESGQIFNGSATIKKGKTLLDVLQTLQSNSTFRFMSVKTAYGYILTSVMGQTMDLKSGQYWNVILNGSPLNPQSMYLDRIIPEDAHSYTLRLQV